CCATTTTCCGGCTACCAGAAAGCGATATAGAGATGAATTATTCGGTGAAAACATGTTGCCACAATTCCGGCGTGAGATCGACTCCTTAATTCATCAACATGTGAGTCTTCCAATCACGATTCTTCaattctattaaaaaaaattttaaaaaaattgcaattgaATTGATGATGATTTTTCTGCTGCAGACGATGAAAATCCGATTGGAATTGAAGCAGCAGGCGAAGATGGCGGCGGCGAGGATGGGAGAGTCGATGGCGAAGACGCTGCGGGAGAAAGACGATGAGATCGAGAAAATGGCGAGATTGAATCAGATGCTGGAGGAAAAGGCGAAAGGCCTCTACCTTGAGAGCCAGCTGTGGCAGGAGATGGCGCGGGCCAACGAGGCGGCCGCGAATTCCCTCCGACACGCGCTAGCTCAATTTGGAGGCGCAGCAacggcggcggtggaggaggATGTGGAGTCGTGCGGCAGCTGCTGCGATGAGACGACGGAGAGGAGGATGTGCCGGATTTGCGGGGAGAGGCAGTGCTGCGTGGTGGTGCTGCCGTGCCGCCACCTCTGCTTCTGCAGCGGTTGCGGAAGCGGGCTCCACCAAGCCTGCCCCGTTTGTAATGCTAGCATGACCGCCACGCTGCACGTAAACATGTCCTGAAATTCAATTTCTACAAGACATATCAACGTAgtcaatgaaaaaatatacatgCAAATCCAAATTAGTTTCAAATTGGAACTACATACACTAG
The genomic region above belongs to Salvia hispanica cultivar TCC Black 2014 chromosome 3, UniMelb_Shisp_WGS_1.0, whole genome shotgun sequence and contains:
- the LOC125215648 gene encoding E3 ubiquitin-protein ligase BOI-like produces the protein MAVEATHPNLFPPQFLQHRENFMNPPHEGHAYSHKFEAVNQHFVSESKTHFPATRKRYRDELFGENMLPQFRREIDSLIHQHTMKIRLELKQQAKMAAARMGESMAKTLREKDDEIEKMARLNQMLEEKAKGLYLESQLWQEMARANEAAANSLRHALAQFGGAATAAVEEDVESCGSCCDETTERRMCRICGERQCCVVVLPCRHLCFCSGCGSGLHQACPVCNASMTATLHVNMS